In the Endozoicomonas sp. SCSIO W0465 genome, CCTGGCCGGTGGTCAGCCGGTTTCCATGGCAAACATGCGCGCTGTTTCTGAAGTTGCCCGTGAGCACGGCATCAAAGTATTTTACGATGCCACTCGTTGTGTAGAGAACGCTTTCTACATCAAGGAGCAGGAAGAGGGCTACGCAGACAAATCCATTCAGGAAATCGTCCTGGAAACCTTCAGCTATGCCGATGGCTGTACCATGAGCGGTAAGAAAGACTGCCTGGTAAACATTGGTGGCTTCCTGTGTATGAACGATGATGACCTGTTCGAACAGTCTAAAGAGCTGGTTGTCGTATACGAAGGCATGCCTTCATACGGTGGTATGGCCGGTCGTGATATGGAAGCGATGGCTATTGGCCTGCGCGAATCCATTCAGTATGAGTACATTGAGCATCGTGTTAAGCAGGTTCGCTATCTGGGCGAGAAGCTGAAAGAAGCGGGTGTACCAATCGTTATGCCTGTTGGTGGTCATGCGGTATTCCTGGATGCCCGTCGTTTCTGTCCTCATCTGACTCAGGACCAGTTGCCGGCACAGAGCCTTGCGGCCAGTATCTATGTTGAGGCAGGCGTTCGTGCCATGGAGCGCGGTATTGTATCTGCTGGCCGTGATGTCAACACCGGCAAGAACCACTGCCCACAGCTCGAAACGGTGCGTTTGACCATCCCACGCCGCGTATACACCTATGCCCATATGGACGTTGTCGCTGAAGGTATTATTCGTCTCTACAAAAAGCGTGAAGAAATCAAAGGTCTCCAGTTCGTATACGAACCAAAACAGTTGCGTTTCTTCACTGCACGTTTTGAATATATTTAATTATCAATGAATAAAGCCCTCTTTCTGAGGGCTTTTTATTAAGTCAATTCGCTTTTTTAAGTTTAAAAAAATGTGAATTTATCATTCACGTTTTCCATGTCTTATTGCTTACAAAAAAAGTAATTAGCCACGTAGATAAAATTAATGAAACCTTGCGTGTAAAAAAGGATGTACTTATGAAAGAATTGAATGTCATGGACAGGGTCTATGATAGTAGCTCTGGTTCAACTGCTGGAAATGGAAAAGTAATTGGTGGTGGACTGATTATTGCCGGCACATCAATTGGTGCAGGTATGTTATCACTGCCCATTGTATCTGCAGGTTTAGGTTTTACTATTTCAGCATTTATTATTGTTGGTCTTTGGGCATTAATGACATATACCTCATTATTAATGCTGGAAGTTCATCAATTTGCCGATAGCAAGGCAACACTTCATACGTTGGCAAAACAGTTCCTTGGAGAAAAAGGAAAATATATCGCTGCGTTTTCCATGTTTTTCCTTTTTTACGCATTATGTGCCGCGTATATTGCCGGTGGTGGTTCCCAGATTACCGCACGACTTAATTCAGCATTATCGATGGAAGTCCATAATGCCTTTGGCTCAATCATCTTTGCGATTATTGTGGCGGTGGTTGTAGCAATCGGGACTCATTTTCTGGATAAAGTCAATCGGGTACTGTTTATTCTGATGATTGGTTCGATGGTTTTGGTGTTAATGTCACTAATGCCAAACGTTAATGGTGGCTTTCTGGCCAGTATGCCTGTGGAATATGGCCTGGTCTTAACCGCCCTCCCGGTGGTCTTTACCTCTTTCGGCTTCCATGGCAGTATCCCGGCGATTGTTTCTTATCTGGATGGTGATACGAAAAATCTCAAGAAGGCCATGTACATCGGCTCTTGTCTGCCATTGGCCATTTATGTATTGTGGCTGTTGTGCACCCTAGGTGTCGTTAGCCAGGCTGAATTATATGAAAACTCCGGTTTGACCGCACTGATTGCCTCACTATCTGCGACCCTTGACGGTTCAAGCCTGTCCACATTCATTAATCTTTTTGCTGAGCTTGCGCTGATTACTTCCTTCCTGGGTGTCAGCCTGGGGCTGTTTGACTTCATCCGTGA is a window encoding:
- a CDS encoding tryptophanase, with amino-acid sequence MSTHQGRGAENILSQIAIKEGQYVLGNMYFTTTRYHQEKNGAKFIDIIREEAHNAAIEVPFKGDIDVQKLKAVIADKGAENIAYICLAVTVNLAGGQPVSMANMRAVSEVAREHGIKVFYDATRCVENAFYIKEQEEGYADKSIQEIVLETFSYADGCTMSGKKDCLVNIGGFLCMNDDDLFEQSKELVVVYEGMPSYGGMAGRDMEAMAIGLRESIQYEYIEHRVKQVRYLGEKLKEAGVPIVMPVGGHAVFLDARRFCPHLTQDQLPAQSLAASIYVEAGVRAMERGIVSAGRDVNTGKNHCPQLETVRLTIPRRVYTYAHMDVVAEGIIRLYKKREEIKGLQFVYEPKQLRFFTARFEYI
- a CDS encoding aromatic amino acid transport family protein, whose product is MKELNVMDRVYDSSSGSTAGNGKVIGGGLIIAGTSIGAGMLSLPIVSAGLGFTISAFIIVGLWALMTYTSLLMLEVHQFADSKATLHTLAKQFLGEKGKYIAAFSMFFLFYALCAAYIAGGGSQITARLNSALSMEVHNAFGSIIFAIIVAVVVAIGTHFLDKVNRVLFILMIGSMVLVLMSLMPNVNGGFLASMPVEYGLVLTALPVVFTSFGFHGSIPAIVSYLDGDTKNLKKAMYIGSCLPLAIYVLWLLCTLGVVSQAELYENSGLTALIASLSATLDGSSLSTFINLFAELALITSFLGVSLGLFDFIRDTTIHKLKGNKLYVAMLTYFPPLGFALFYPEGFIMALGYAAIALVVLAVFLPVAMVYKSRQINNSGTHYQVFGGNALLGLAALSGIVIIISQFVAG